The following proteins come from a genomic window of Bacteroidia bacterium:
- a CDS encoding MerR family transcriptional regulator, whose amino-acid sequence MPVKEKELEKVYFGIGEVAEMLKVNPSLIRFWEKQFPGITPTKNKKGDRLFTKKEIEKLKEIHKLVKDKGFKLAGAKKQLRTKENLAEELVADKEVLSSSVPEAIAFLTEARRKLLELKESL is encoded by the coding sequence ATGCCTGTTAAAGAAAAAGAATTAGAGAAGGTTTATTTTGGTATTGGAGAAGTAGCCGAAATGTTAAAGGTTAATCCATCCTTAATTCGTTTTTGGGAAAAGCAATTTCCTGGAATCACACCTACCAAGAATAAGAAAGGTGATCGGTTGTTTACCAAAAAGGAGATTGAGAAGCTGAAGGAAATACACAAATTAGTAAAGGATAAGGGGTTTAAATTAGCAGGAGCCAAAAAGCAATTGAGGACCAAGGAGAATTTGGCGGAGGAGCTGGTTGCGGATAAGGAAGTGCTTTCTTCATCAGTACCAGAGGCTATTGCGTTTTTGACCGAAGCCAGGCGAAAATTATTGGAGTTGAAAGAAAGTTTGTAG